From a region of the Coffea arabica cultivar ET-39 chromosome 3e, Coffea Arabica ET-39 HiFi, whole genome shotgun sequence genome:
- the LOC140038352 gene encoding uncharacterized protein, with the protein MAAAKSGTGSGQKDEPIIPVASTVKPKDDKVIEIAQFAVVTYNKQAGTDLVFINVEFGFWWSISGATYYMLAIKAQDDKGTYCDVALVADILESGDK; encoded by the exons ATGGCTGCAGCCAAATCTGGTACTGGCAGTGGACAG AAAGACGAACCTATTATTCCTGTGGCGTCAACCGTCAAACCGAAAGACGATAAGGTGATTGAGATTGCACAATTTGCAGTTGTAACGTACAATAAGCAGGCCGGGACCGATCTGGTTTTCATCAATGTGGAATTCGGCTTCTGGTGGAGCATTTCTGGTGCCACTTACTACATGCTTGCCATTAAAGCTCAGGATGATAAGGGCACATATTGCGACGTAGCGTTGGTTGCTGATATACTGGAGAGcggtgataagtga
- the LOC113736196 gene encoding uncharacterized protein — MAAAKSGIGSGQKDEPIIPMASTVNPNDDVVIQKAKFAVDSYNGQAGTGLKFNSVEFGFCWSVSDVTDYLLAINTHDDKGPYCDPALVSDTLKSNAHTYELIWYNHKKK; from the exons ATGGCCGCAGCCAAATCTGGTATTGGCAGTGGACAG AAAGACGAACCTATTATTCCTATGGCGTCAACCGTCAATCCGAACGACGATGTGGTGATTCAGAAGGCAAAATTTGCAGTTGATAGTTACAATGGGCAGGCGGGGACCGGTCTGAAATTCAACAGTGTGGAATTCGGCTTCTGCTGGAGCGTTTCTGATGTCACTGACTACCTGCTTGCCATTAATACTCATGATGATAAGGGCCCATATTGCGACCCAGCATTGGTTTCTGATACACTGAAGAGCAATGCTCACACTTATGAGCTCATCTGGTACAATCATAAGAAAAAGTAA